The Bryobacteraceae bacterium genome includes a window with the following:
- a CDS encoding hypothetical protein (possible pseudo, frameshifted), which yields MRRTANCPSCGAPVQFAWSSAVQTACQYCHSILVRHDVDLEKVGIIADLPPDASPIQLFTEGIFDNRRFMVVGRIRYEWQQGSWNEWHIVFNDQSSGWLSDAQADYAVSFLATPPAPLPAPEQIRPGSQLKISGAPFYVTHLTPVRYIGFEGELPFTTTDRSEFLTADLRTHDARFATIDYSESPPLLFAGRFVSFDELRLSNLREFEGW from the coding sequence GTGAGGCGCACGGCCAACTGCCCCTCCTGCGGCGCTCCCGTCCAATTCGCCTGGTCGTCCGCTGTCCAGACCGCCTGCCAGTATTGCCACTCGATTCTCGTGCGGCACGATGTCGATCTCGAAAAAGTCGGCATCATCGCCGACCTCCCTCCCGACGCCAGCCCCATCCAGCTCTTTACCGAAGGCATCTTCGACAACCGCCGCTTCATGGTCGTCGGACGCATCCGCTATGAGTGGCAGCAGGGAAGCTGGAACGAGTGGCACATCGTCTTCAACGATCAGTCCAGCGGCTGGCTTTCCGACGCCCAGGCGGATTACGCCGTCAGCTTCCTCGCCACGCCCCCCGCGCCGCTGCCCGCCCCGGAGCAGATCCGCCCGGGCAGCCAGCTCAAGATCTCAGGCGCTCCCTTCTACGTCACGCATCTCACGCCCGTCCGCTACATCGGCTTTGAAGGCGAACTGCCCTTCACCACCACGGACCGCTCCGAGTTTCTCACCGCCGATCTGCGCACCCATGACGCGCGCTTCGCCACCATCGATTACTCGGAAAGCCCGCCGCTGCTGTTCGCCGGCCGCTTCGTTTCCTTCGACGAACTGCGGCTCTCCAACCTCCGGGAGTTCGAAGGATGGTGA
- a CDS encoding hypothetical protein (possible pseudo, frameshifted), whose translation MVTANRVPAPAPISCPNCGGRIELHGFAHTRTAVCIQCCTIIDTSTPSLQVLQRFDKAQRHRPVLPLGSRGKLEGKTWEAIGFQVRTIYVDGTPYSWHEYLLFNPYAGFRYLVFYDGHWTLARTLRALPEFTAWKGRKAVRFEGRTYSHFQNAEAVTTFVMGEFPWAVRVGEKVDANDYVSPPFVLSSERDEKEINWSQGVYMSGEEVWQAFGLKGSPPAAHGVYLNQPNPHLENAKRSWRTFMLLLLVWVALLIAAVVSAANREVFRGRYRYVHGSPGETSFVTQTFQIPRDGNVEVEIRTDLDNNWAYFNLALLREDGAQGFDFGREISYYYGRDSDGSWSEGSRSDSALLARVPAGTYYLRIEPEMDPQASARATAGMSMNYEIIVRNDVPRFWFLLLALPWLLYAPLRNSMRAAVFESQRWSESDYGVALGSSSEDDE comes from the coding sequence ATGGTGACCGCGAACCGCGTCCCCGCGCCCGCGCCGATCTCCTGCCCCAACTGCGGCGGGCGGATCGAGCTGCACGGTTTCGCGCACACGCGCACCGCCGTCTGCATCCAGTGCTGCACCATCATTGACACGTCCACGCCTTCGCTGCAGGTTCTCCAGCGTTTTGACAAAGCGCAGCGCCATCGCCCCGTTCTGCCGCTTGGCTCGCGCGGCAAGCTCGAGGGGAAGACCTGGGAGGCGATCGGCTTCCAGGTCCGCACCATCTACGTCGACGGCACGCCCTACAGCTGGCACGAATACCTCCTCTTCAACCCCTACGCCGGCTTCCGTTACCTCGTCTTCTATGACGGCCACTGGACCCTGGCCCGCACGCTGCGCGCGCTGCCGGAGTTCACCGCCTGGAAGGGACGCAAAGCCGTCCGGTTCGAGGGCCGCACCTATTCGCATTTCCAGAACGCCGAGGCCGTCACCACCTTCGTCATGGGCGAGTTCCCCTGGGCCGTCCGCGTCGGGGAAAAGGTGGACGCCAACGATTACGTCTCTCCTCCCTTCGTGCTTTCCAGCGAGCGGGACGAGAAGGAGATCAACTGGTCGCAAGGCGTTTACATGAGCGGCGAGGAAGTCTGGCAGGCCTTCGGCCTGAAAGGCTCGCCGCCTGCCGCGCACGGCGTCTATCTCAACCAGCCCAACCCGCACCTGGAAAACGCGAAACGCTCCTGGCGCACCTTCATGCTCCTGCTGCTCGTCTGGGTGGCTTTGCTGATTGCTGCTGTCGTGAGCGCCGCCAACCGCGAGGTCTTCCGCGGACGCTACCGCTACGTGCACGGCTCCCCGGGCGAGACGTCTTTCGTCACCCAGACATTCCAGATCCCGCGCGATGGCAACGTCGAGGTCGAAATCCGCACCGATCTGGACAACAACTGGGCTTATTTCAACCTCGCGCTGCTGCGCGAGGATGGCGCGCAGGGCTTCGATTTCGGCCGCGAAATCAGCTACTACTACGGCAGGGATTCCGACGGCTCCTGGAGCGAGGGCAGCCGCTCGGATTCCGCTCTGCTGGCGCGCGTGCCCGCCGGAACCTACTACCTGCGCATCGAGCCGGAGATGGACCCGCAGGCGTCCGCCCGCGCCACCGCGGGCATGAGCATGAACTACGAAATCATCGTCCGCAACGACGTGCCCCGTTTCTGGTTTCTCCTGCTGGCTTTGCCATGGCTCCTGTACGCGCCTCTCCGCAACAGCATGCGTGCTGCCGTGTTCGAGAGCCAGCGCTGGTCGGAGAGCGACTACGGCGTCGCGCTCGGCTCTTCCTCGGAGGATGACGAATGA
- the speE1 gene encoding polyamine aminopropyltransferase 1, translating into MAFVLFLSVFLIAACGLIYELIAGALASYLLGDSILQFSTVIGAYLFAMGIGSWLSRYITRALVARFISIELMVGLLGGFSSTILFFAFAYSHGFRLLLYGLVLLIGILVGLEIPLLMRILRERYQLRELVANVLTFDYLGALGASLLFPLFLVPRLGLVRGAMLFGLINALVALWSTWIFRHHLPQPLMQRAASAVVVLVLGAGLAFGDRITDTADAALYADDVILARTTPYQRIAVTRWKDDIRLYLNGHLQFSSRDEYRYHEALIHPGLASVASPRRALVLGGGDGLAVREILRYPSIQSVTLVDLDPEMTRLFRTHPLLSELNSHSLKDPRVRIINADAFPWLESSRESFDFIAADFPDPNNYSLGKLYTTAFYRLLKRALAAGGVAVVQSTSPMFARQSFWCIHETMKAAGFRTYPYHAYVPSFGEWGYVLGAHSEWRPPQQLPAGLRFLSPSNVASLFDFPPDLAPVPAEPNRLFDQVLVRYYDREWREILR; encoded by the coding sequence ATGGCGTTCGTCCTCTTCCTGTCCGTTTTCCTGATCGCCGCCTGCGGGCTCATCTACGAGCTCATCGCCGGCGCCCTTGCCAGCTATCTGCTCGGCGACAGCATCCTGCAGTTCTCCACGGTCATCGGCGCCTACCTGTTCGCCATGGGCATCGGCTCCTGGCTGTCGCGCTACATCACGCGCGCCCTCGTGGCGCGCTTCATCTCCATCGAGCTGATGGTCGGACTGCTCGGCGGGTTCTCCTCCACCATCCTCTTCTTCGCGTTCGCTTACTCGCACGGCTTCCGCCTGCTGCTCTACGGACTCGTGCTGCTCATCGGCATCCTCGTCGGGCTGGAAATCCCCCTGCTCATGCGCATTCTGCGCGAGCGCTACCAGCTGCGCGAACTCGTCGCCAACGTGCTCACTTTCGATTACCTCGGCGCGCTCGGCGCTTCCCTGCTCTTTCCGCTGTTCCTCGTCCCGCGCCTCGGTCTCGTCCGAGGCGCGATGCTCTTCGGGCTGATCAACGCGCTCGTCGCCCTGTGGTCCACCTGGATCTTCCGGCACCACCTGCCGCAGCCGCTCATGCAGCGCGCCGCCTCGGCTGTGGTCGTGCTCGTGCTCGGCGCCGGGCTCGCCTTCGGCGACCGCATCACCGACACCGCCGACGCCGCCCTCTACGCCGACGACGTGATCCTCGCCCGCACCACGCCCTACCAGCGCATCGCCGTCACCCGCTGGAAGGACGACATCCGCCTCTACCTCAACGGCCATCTCCAGTTCTCCTCGCGCGACGAATACCGCTATCACGAAGCCCTCATCCACCCTGGTCTCGCTTCCGTCGCCTCGCCCCGCCGAGCCCTTGTCCTCGGCGGCGGCGACGGACTCGCCGTGCGCGAGATCCTCCGCTATCCCTCCATCCAGTCCGTCACGCTCGTGGATCTCGACCCCGAGATGACCCGCCTGTTCCGCACGCACCCCCTGCTGTCGGAACTCAACAGCCACTCGCTGAAGGATCCGCGCGTCCGCATCATCAACGCCGACGCCTTCCCGTGGCTCGAGTCCTCGCGCGAATCGTTCGACTTCATCGCCGCCGACTTCCCCGACCCCAACAACTACTCGCTCGGCAAGCTCTACACCACAGCCTTCTACCGGCTGCTGAAACGAGCGCTCGCCGCCGGCGGCGTCGCCGTCGTGCAGTCCACCTCGCCCATGTTTGCGCGCCAGTCCTTCTGGTGCATTCACGAAACCATGAAAGCCGCCGGCTTCCGCACCTACCCGTACCACGCCTATGTCCCGTCGTTCGGCGAGTGGGGCTACGTGCTCGGCGCGCATTCCGAATGGCGCCCGCCGCAACAGCTCCCCGCGGGACTGCGCTTCCTCTCGCCCTCCAACGTCGCCTCGCTCTTCGACTTCCCGCCGGATCTCGCCCCCGTGCCCGCCGAGCCGAACCGTCTGTTCGATCAGGTCCTCGTCCGCTACTACGACCGCGAATGGCGCGAGATTCTGCGATGA
- a CDS encoding amino oxidase, producing MIRRRDFAFSIAGLLPRSEPRIEGGFVFESDTEGPDLGHRLRDRSPFPPPQRTERIETVIVGAGAAGLCAAWHLHRRGYRDFLLLEMEREPGGNARSGRNEVSAFPWAAHYLPVPDPRQKLTRELCRDFGLLEGETWSERHLCHEPRERLFLHGRWQEGVEPSIGLSPEDARQYQRFEHIIGELRQTGAFRIPMEEGLARATPAIRALDQMTFRQWLGNNGFASPYLLWFLDYSTRDDYGTSIEDISAWAGLHYFAAREPHELGPLTWPEGNGWLVQRLLERIGPRVRTGAMVRSITRAGSRWQIIAGGTRYDAAYVVFAAPSWLASWILDPPPPRWPFAYAPWVVANLTLHRWPENRGLEYAWDNVIYRSPSLGYVIATHQSVKTHQPETVWTWYMALASGRAADQRRLLLGGDYAYWKEIVLSDLERAHPDIRRCVRRLDIFRIGHAMPRPAPGAIFHPERLRRTRHSGSLVFANSDLSALSLFEEALHRGVSAADHILRLASRSGS from the coding sequence ATGATCCGCCGCCGCGACTTCGCCTTTTCCATCGCCGGACTTCTCCCCAGGTCCGAACCCCGCATCGAAGGCGGCTTCGTCTTCGAATCGGACACCGAAGGTCCGGATCTCGGCCACCGCCTGCGCGACCGCTCTCCCTTCCCTCCGCCCCAGAGAACAGAACGCATCGAAACCGTCATCGTCGGCGCGGGCGCCGCCGGACTCTGCGCCGCATGGCATCTTCACCGCCGCGGCTACCGCGATTTTCTGCTTCTTGAAATGGAACGCGAGCCCGGCGGCAACGCCCGCTCCGGCCGCAACGAAGTCTCCGCCTTCCCCTGGGCTGCGCACTACCTGCCCGTCCCCGACCCGCGCCAGAAGCTCACCCGCGAACTCTGCCGCGACTTCGGCCTTCTCGAGGGCGAAACCTGGAGCGAACGCCACCTCTGTCACGAGCCCCGCGAGCGCCTCTTCCTCCACGGCCGGTGGCAGGAAGGCGTCGAACCCTCCATCGGCCTCTCGCCCGAAGACGCCCGCCAGTACCAGCGTTTCGAACACATCATCGGCGAACTCCGCCAGACCGGCGCTTTCCGCATCCCCATGGAGGAAGGCCTCGCACGTGCCACGCCCGCCATCCGCGCGCTCGATCAGATGACGTTCCGGCAGTGGCTCGGCAACAACGGCTTCGCCTCCCCCTACCTGCTCTGGTTCCTCGACTACTCGACCCGCGACGACTACGGCACCTCCATCGAGGACATCTCCGCCTGGGCCGGTCTGCACTACTTCGCCGCGCGCGAGCCGCACGAGCTTGGGCCCCTCACCTGGCCCGAAGGCAACGGCTGGCTCGTGCAGCGGCTGCTCGAGCGCATCGGCCCGCGCGTCCGCACGGGCGCCATGGTCCGCTCCATCACGCGCGCAGGCTCGCGTTGGCAGATCATCGCAGGCGGAACGCGCTATGACGCAGCGTACGTCGTCTTCGCCGCGCCCTCGTGGCTCGCCTCCTGGATTCTCGATCCGCCCCCGCCCCGCTGGCCCTTCGCCTACGCCCCCTGGGTGGTCGCCAATCTCACCCTTCACCGTTGGCCCGAAAACCGCGGTCTCGAATACGCCTGGGACAATGTCATCTACCGCTCGCCCTCGCTCGGCTACGTGATCGCCACCCACCAGAGCGTCAAAACGCATCAGCCGGAAACTGTTTGGACCTGGTACATGGCCCTCGCCTCCGGCCGTGCCGCCGACCAGCGCCGCCTCCTGCTCGGAGGCGATTACGCTTACTGGAAAGAAATCGTGCTGTCCGATCTCGAGCGCGCCCACCCGGACATCCGCCGCTGCGTCCGCCGCCTCGACATCTTCCGCATCGGACACGCCATGCCGCGCCCCGCCCCCGGCGCCATCTTCCACCCGGAGCGCCTCCGCCGCACGCGCCACTCCGGCTCGCTCGTGTTCGCCAACAGCGACCTCAGCGCGCTATCGCTCTTTGAGGAAGCCTTGCACCGCGGCGTCTCCGCCGCCGATCACATTCTCCGCCTCGCCTCGCGCTCCGGCTCGTGA
- the rlmH gene encoding ribosomal RNA large subunit methyltransferase H, translating to MDSRAAAGDTVGVKLWLLYVGRARDEHSNGLAREYMKRSARYMQCEMREIDPRRYDPFARHAGARMALLDPAGREMDSREFAALVGAAEREARDLVFVLGGHDGLPAEWREKADLLLSLSRLTMPHELARAVLAEQIYRALTMLRGHPYPR from the coding sequence ATGGACTCAAGGGCGGCGGCGGGCGATACTGTGGGCGTGAAGCTGTGGCTGCTGTACGTGGGACGGGCGCGGGACGAGCACTCGAACGGGCTGGCGCGCGAGTACATGAAGCGCAGCGCGCGCTACATGCAGTGCGAGATGCGGGAGATCGATCCGCGGCGGTACGACCCGTTTGCGCGGCATGCCGGGGCGCGGATGGCGCTGCTGGATCCGGCAGGGCGCGAGATGGATTCGCGCGAGTTTGCGGCGCTGGTGGGGGCGGCGGAGCGGGAGGCGCGGGACCTGGTCTTCGTGCTGGGCGGGCATGACGGGCTGCCGGCGGAGTGGCGGGAGAAGGCGGATCTGCTCTTGTCGCTGTCGCGGCTGACGATGCCGCACGAGCTGGCGCGCGCGGTGCTCGCCGAACAGATCTACCGAGCGCTGACAATGCTGCGCGGGCATCCGTATCCGCGGTGA
- the accD gene encoding acetyl-coenzyme A carboxylase carboxyl transferase subunit beta gives MDWFKAKKIEKASGEERHVRTEGLWVKCDSCRQIIWRKEIEENLHCCPKCGFHFRIDARTRLKYLLDPEPAWQEHDSNLVSTDPLEFVDSRPYKDRLASMQRELGLRDAIISVTGNLCGRTVHVCSLELKFIGGSMGAVVGEVITRAIERSIQTRHPLIIVSASGGARMQEGAVSLMQLGKISAMLMRLDEARVPFISVLTDPTTGGVTASFAMLGDLNIAEPGALIGFAGPRVIEQTIRQKLPEGFQRAEFVCQHGFLDAVVKRSELRPFIARALDFFCGTLQK, from the coding sequence ATGGATTGGTTCAAGGCGAAAAAAATCGAAAAGGCCAGCGGCGAAGAGCGCCACGTCCGCACCGAAGGCCTGTGGGTGAAGTGCGACTCCTGCCGCCAGATCATCTGGCGCAAGGAGATCGAGGAAAACCTCCACTGCTGCCCCAAGTGCGGCTTCCATTTCCGCATCGACGCACGCACGCGCCTGAAATACCTGCTCGACCCCGAGCCGGCATGGCAGGAGCACGACTCGAACCTTGTCTCCACCGACCCGCTCGAGTTCGTCGACTCCAGGCCTTACAAGGACCGCCTCGCTTCCATGCAGCGCGAGCTCGGCTTGCGCGACGCCATCATCTCCGTCACGGGCAACCTCTGCGGCCGCACGGTTCACGTCTGCTCGCTCGAACTGAAATTCATCGGCGGCTCCATGGGCGCCGTCGTCGGCGAGGTGATCACCCGCGCCATCGAGCGCTCCATCCAGACGCGCCATCCGCTCATCATCGTCTCCGCCTCCGGCGGCGCGCGCATGCAGGAAGGCGCCGTCAGCCTGATGCAGCTCGGCAAGATCAGCGCCATGCTCATGCGCCTCGATGAAGCCCGCGTGCCCTTCATCAGCGTGCTCACCGATCCCACCACCGGCGGCGTCACCGCCAGCTTCGCCATGCTCGGCGATCTGAACATCGCCGAACCCGGCGCCCTGATCGGCTTCGCCGGCCCGCGCGTCATCGAGCAGACTATCCGCCAGAAGCTGCCCGAGGGCTTCCAGCGCGCCGAGTTCGTCTGCCAGCACGGCTTCCTCGACGCCGTGGTCAAGCGCAGCGAGCTGCGCCCGTTCATCGCCCGCGCGCTCGACTTCTTCTGCGGTACGCTCCAGAAATGA
- a CDS encoding dihydroorotase, translating into MRLALLLALAGLPAAAQYDILIRNARVIDGTGNPWFHASVAVKDGRIAAVGRLEGATAARVIDAAGRVVSPGFIDVHTHVEGAIEKVPRADNYLLDGVTTIVTGNCGGSAPDIARWFARLEELGVGVNVATLIGHNTVRRQVMGTENRHATPEELARMKELVHAAMAQGAVGLSTGLIYIPGAYAPTEEVVELARSAAVYNGVYASHMRDEGAQILDAIHEAARVGEQAGMPVQISHFKIDTPRIWGFSEKSIALVEDYRRRGVDVVVDQYPYDHSSTNLGITLPAWALAGGTQALRERLSSQETRARIIAEMKQRLQDLGHPDYSYAIVAYFEKDHSWEGRNLVEITRLRGLEPSLDNQIETIFHILLNGGAQMIYHSMGDIDIERILRYPNTAIASDGGVRVFGEGMPHPRSYGTNARVLAEFVRKRGVLTLEDAIRRMTSLPARTFRFRDRGLVREGFAADLLVFDPARVQDKATYTQPHQYSEGFDYVLVNGVVMVDNGALTEARGGRILRHRPDSVQP; encoded by the coding sequence ATGAGGCTCGCGCTCCTCCTTGCGCTCGCCGGACTTCCCGCCGCCGCCCAGTACGACATCCTGATCCGCAACGCCCGCGTCATCGACGGCACGGGCAATCCGTGGTTCCATGCCAGCGTCGCAGTGAAAGACGGCCGCATCGCCGCCGTCGGCCGGCTCGAGGGCGCCACCGCCGCGCGCGTCATCGACGCCGCCGGCCGCGTCGTCTCCCCCGGCTTCATCGACGTCCATACCCACGTCGAAGGCGCCATCGAGAAAGTCCCCCGCGCCGACAATTACCTGCTCGACGGCGTCACCACCATCGTCACCGGCAACTGCGGCGGCTCCGCGCCGGACATCGCCCGCTGGTTCGCGCGGCTCGAAGAGCTCGGCGTCGGCGTCAACGTCGCCACGCTCATCGGCCACAACACCGTCCGCCGCCAGGTGATGGGCACGGAAAACCGCCACGCCACGCCGGAAGAACTCGCCCGCATGAAGGAGCTGGTCCACGCCGCCATGGCGCAGGGCGCCGTGGGTCTCTCCACGGGTCTTATTTACATCCCCGGCGCCTACGCTCCCACGGAAGAGGTCGTCGAGCTCGCCAGGTCCGCCGCCGTCTACAACGGCGTCTACGCCTCGCACATGCGCGACGAAGGCGCGCAGATCCTCGACGCCATCCATGAAGCCGCGCGCGTCGGCGAGCAGGCTGGCATGCCCGTCCAGATCTCGCACTTCAAGATCGACACGCCCCGCATCTGGGGCTTCAGCGAGAAGTCCATTGCGCTGGTGGAGGACTACCGCCGCCGCGGCGTCGATGTGGTCGTCGACCAGTACCCCTACGACCACTCCTCCACCAACCTCGGCATCACGCTGCCGGCATGGGCGCTCGCCGGCGGCACGCAGGCGCTGCGCGAACGGCTCTCCTCGCAGGAAACCCGCGCCCGCATCATCGCTGAGATGAAGCAGCGCCTCCAGGATCTGGGCCACCCCGATTACTCCTACGCCATCGTCGCCTACTTCGAAAAAGACCACTCCTGGGAAGGCAGGAATCTCGTCGAGATCACGCGCCTCCGCGGGCTCGAACCCTCGCTCGACAACCAGATCGAAACCATCTTCCATATCCTTCTCAACGGCGGCGCGCAGATGATCTACCACTCGATGGGCGACATCGACATCGAGCGCATCCTCCGCTATCCGAACACCGCCATCGCCAGCGACGGCGGCGTGCGCGTCTTCGGCGAAGGCATGCCGCATCCGCGCTCCTACGGCACCAACGCGCGCGTGCTCGCTGAATTCGTCCGCAAGCGCGGCGTCCTCACGCTCGAAGACGCCATCCGCCGCATGACCTCGCTGCCCGCGCGCACCTTCCGCTTCCGCGATCGCGGCCTCGTCCGCGAGGGCTTTGCCGCGGATCTCCTCGTCTTTGATCCCGCGCGCGTCCAGGACAAGGCCACCTACACGCAGCCGCATCAGTACAGCGAAGGCTTCGACTATGTGCTCGTGAACGGCGTCGTCATGGTCGACAACGGCGCGCTCACTGAAGCGCGCGGCGGCCGCATCCTGCGCCACCGTCCCGATTCCGTCCAGCCATGA
- a CDS encoding ABC transporter ATP-binding protein, which yields MISLVRAGKRFGPKVLFEDVTWLITPQDRIGLVGANGTGKTTLMRILAGLDTLDSGECAVQKGITAGYLPQDGLQLSGRTVFEECLSVFDRLREMEREMERTLEQLSSLPPDDPEYQAASSRYSWLEAHFRNMDGYALEAKVGMVLTGLGFPKEDWTRRTEHFSGGWQMRIALAKLLLEQPNLLLLDEPTNHLDLEARNWLEDYLKSYPYAFVLISHDRYFLDVTVRKIAELWNRSVHFYTGGYESYLKQKEERRQQLLAAWRNQQERIQHLEAFINRFRYKATKAKQVQSRIKELEKIERIEIPPEEETIHFSFPQPKPSGRIVAEFVNVAKAYGTRVVLRDVNFLIERGERIALVGVNGAGKSTLIRMLAGAEPLTAGEYRLGHNVQPEYFAQDQYKALDPDARLLDDLMSVANGKTVTELRTLLGCFLFTEDDVFKTVRVLSGGERNRYALARMLLNPANFMLLDEPTNHLDLRAKDVLLEALRAYNGTLVFVSHDRYFIDQLATRVFEIEGGHVHVYPGNYEDYLYRKQGGAAQPPPPEPEPEKAPAPAPHAAEPEPPSARRTRRLNPMKVKQLEQQAAELEETAARLEQEIAEIELSLQSFVSAEETRRRMELLETRRRELDQTLAAWEQVSLELEQVN from the coding sequence ATGATCAGCCTCGTCCGCGCCGGCAAGCGCTTCGGTCCGAAGGTCCTCTTCGAAGACGTCACCTGGCTCATCACGCCGCAGGACCGCATCGGCCTGGTCGGCGCCAACGGCACGGGCAAGACGACGCTCATGCGCATCCTCGCCGGGCTCGACACGCTCGACTCCGGCGAGTGCGCCGTGCAGAAAGGCATCACCGCCGGCTACCTGCCGCAGGACGGCCTGCAATTGTCCGGGCGCACCGTGTTCGAAGAGTGCCTCTCCGTCTTCGACCGCCTCCGCGAAATGGAGCGCGAGATGGAGCGCACGCTCGAGCAGCTCTCCTCGCTGCCGCCGGACGATCCCGAATACCAGGCCGCCAGCAGCCGGTACTCGTGGCTCGAAGCGCACTTCCGCAACATGGACGGCTACGCGCTCGAGGCCAAGGTCGGCATGGTGCTCACCGGTCTCGGTTTTCCGAAGGAAGACTGGACGCGCCGCACCGAGCACTTCTCCGGCGGCTGGCAGATGCGCATCGCACTGGCGAAGCTCCTGCTCGAGCAGCCCAACCTCCTGCTGCTCGACGAGCCCACCAACCATCTCGATCTCGAAGCGCGCAACTGGCTCGAGGACTATCTCAAATCCTACCCCTACGCCTTCGTGCTCATCTCGCACGACCGCTACTTCCTCGACGTCACCGTGCGCAAGATCGCCGAGCTGTGGAACCGGTCGGTCCACTTCTACACCGGCGGCTACGAGTCCTACCTGAAGCAGAAGGAAGAACGCCGCCAGCAGCTGCTCGCCGCCTGGCGCAACCAGCAGGAGCGCATCCAGCATCTCGAGGCCTTCATCAACCGTTTCCGCTACAAAGCCACCAAGGCGAAGCAGGTGCAGTCGCGCATCAAGGAACTCGAAAAGATCGAGCGCATCGAGATCCCGCCCGAGGAAGAGACCATCCATTTCTCCTTCCCGCAGCCGAAGCCCTCCGGCCGCATCGTCGCCGAGTTCGTCAACGTCGCCAAGGCGTACGGAACCCGCGTCGTGCTGCGCGACGTCAATTTCCTGATCGAGCGCGGCGAGCGCATCGCGCTCGTCGGCGTCAACGGCGCGGGCAAGTCCACTCTGATCCGCATGCTCGCCGGCGCCGAGCCGCTCACCGCGGGCGAGTACCGCCTCGGCCACAACGTCCAGCCCGAATACTTCGCCCAGGACCAGTACAAGGCGCTCGATCCCGACGCCCGCCTGCTCGACGACCTCATGAGCGTCGCCAACGGCAAAACCGTCACCGAACTCCGCACGCTCCTCGGCTGCTTCCTGTTCACCGAAGACGACGTGTTCAAGACGGTGCGCGTGCTCAGCGGCGGCGAGCGCAACCGCTACGCTCTGGCGCGGATGCTTCTCAACCCCGCCAACTTCATGCTCCTCGACGAGCCCACCAACCACCTCGACCTGCGCGCCAAAGACGTGTTGCTCGAAGCCCTGCGCGCTTACAACGGCACGCTCGTCTTCGTCAGCCACGACCGCTACTTCATCGATCAGCTCGCCACGCGCGTCTTCGAGATCGAAGGCGGCCATGTGCACGTGTATCCGGGCAACTACGAAGACTACCTGTACCGCAAGCAGGGCGGCGCCGCGCAGCCGCCGCCGCCCGAGCCGGAGCCCGAAAAGGCGCCCGCGCCCGCTCCGCATGCGGCAGAGCCCGAGCCGCCTTCTGCCCGGCGCACGCGCCGCCTGAATCCGATGAAAGTGAAACAGCTCGAACAGCAGGCGGCGGAACTCGAAGAGACCGCCGCGCGGCTCGAGCAGGAGATCGCGGAAATCGAGCTCTCGCTGCAATCCTTCGTCAGCGCCGAAGAGACGCGCCGCCGCATGGAACTGCTCGAAACCCGCCGCCGCGAGCTCGATCAGACCCTCGCCGCGTGGGAGCAGGTCTCGCTCGAGCTCGAGCAGGTCAACTGA